In one Sphingobium indicum B90A genomic region, the following are encoded:
- a CDS encoding endonuclease domain-containing protein: MRGKAPNPTIARARELRRNATDAEKRLWTLLREKLPSARFRRQVPIGPYFADFASHAARLIIELDGGQHDKAADAPRTAFLQQEGYRVIRFWNHDVMQNPEGALARIAIFTPHPPIADAMGPSLSHKGRGSGIKSSE, encoded by the coding sequence ACGATCGCCCGCGCGAGAGAACTGCGCCGCAATGCAACCGACGCCGAGAAACGCCTCTGGACTCTCCTCCGCGAAAAGTTGCCGAGCGCCAGGTTCCGCCGCCAGGTTCCCATCGGCCCCTATTTCGCGGACTTCGCCTCTCACGCCGCCCGCCTGATCATCGAACTGGACGGCGGCCAACATGACAAGGCGGCAGACGCGCCCCGCACGGCCTTTCTCCAACAGGAAGGCTATCGCGTGATCCGCTTCTGGAACCATGATGTGATGCAAAATCCCGAAGGCGCGCTGGCAAGGATAGCGATCTTCACCCCTCACCCTCCCATCGCTGACGCGATGGGCCCCTCCCTCTCCCACAAGGGGAGAGGGTCTGGTATAAAATCCTCGGAGTAA
- a CDS encoding ribonucleotide-diphosphate reductase subunit beta, translated as MPLLQASKVYKPFEYPWAYEFWKRQQQLHWLPEEVPLGEDCRDWAQKLSDHERNLLTQIFRFFTQADVEVQDCYHEKYGRVFKPTEIKMMLTAFSNMETVHIAAYSHLLDTIGMPESEYSAFMQYKEMKDKHDYLQQFGVDTDEDIAKTLAMFGGFTEGLQLFASFAMLMNFPRFNKMKGMGQIVSWSVRDETLHCEGIVRLFHAFVKERDCLTASVKDDIMDMCQKTVRIEDAFVDLVFEMGPVPGMTPKDIKKYVRYIADWRLGQLGLKPIYMIDEHPLPWLTPLLNGVEHANFFETRATEYSKAATRGQWNDVWDAFDRRAKLKGGEAANADEAGDPDMFKAAGIAAE; from the coding sequence ATGCCCCTTCTTCAAGCCAGCAAGGTCTACAAGCCCTTCGAATATCCCTGGGCCTATGAGTTCTGGAAGCGCCAGCAGCAGCTTCACTGGCTGCCGGAGGAAGTGCCGCTGGGCGAGGATTGCCGCGACTGGGCGCAGAAGCTCAGCGACCATGAACGCAACCTGCTGACGCAAATCTTCCGCTTCTTCACCCAGGCGGATGTGGAAGTGCAGGACTGCTACCACGAAAAATACGGCCGCGTGTTCAAGCCGACCGAGATCAAGATGATGCTGACTGCCTTCAGCAACATGGAGACGGTCCACATCGCCGCCTATTCACACCTGCTCGACACCATCGGCATGCCGGAAAGCGAATATAGCGCCTTCATGCAGTATAAGGAGATGAAGGACAAACACGACTATCTCCAGCAGTTCGGCGTCGACACGGACGAGGACATCGCCAAGACGCTGGCCATGTTCGGCGGCTTCACCGAGGGGCTGCAGCTTTTCGCCAGCTTCGCGATGCTGATGAACTTCCCGCGCTTCAACAAGATGAAGGGCATGGGCCAGATCGTAAGCTGGTCGGTCCGCGACGAGACGCTGCACTGCGAAGGCATCGTCCGCCTGTTCCACGCCTTCGTGAAGGAACGCGACTGCCTGACCGCCTCGGTCAAGGACGACATCATGGACATGTGCCAGAAGACCGTCCGCATCGAGGACGCCTTCGTCGACCTGGTCTTCGAAATGGGCCCGGTGCCCGGCATGACGCCCAAGGACATCAAGAAATATGTCCGCTACATCGCCGACTGGCGCCTGGGGCAACTGGGCCTGAAACCCATCTACATGATCGACGAACACCCCCTCCCCTGGCTGACCCCGCTGCTGAACGGCGTGGAGCACGCCAATTTCTTCGAAACCCGCGCCACCGAATATTCGAAGGCGGCGACCCGCGGCCAGTGGAACGACGTCTGGGACGCCTTCGACCGCCGCGCCAAGCTGAAAGGCGGCGAAGCAGCCAACGCGGATGAAGCGGGCGACCCGGATATGTTCAAGGCGGCGGGCATCGCGGCGGAGTAG
- a CDS encoding glycine zipper 2TM domain-containing protein — translation MKFTLKTALAALSLGAVTLSAAPAAADPPPWAGHGKKHNPGHGRNDWKHGGKHDRYQRPGRVIYSYDWNRPDPRYGRYYRPDRYYRGGYEPIRVTRSTRIYRGYDDRYYCRRSDGTTGLIVGAALGGLLGGQLDRGYSNTAGILIGAGAGALLGREIDRGNLSCR, via the coding sequence ATGAAGTTCACCCTGAAAACCGCCCTTGCCGCCCTGTCCCTCGGCGCCGTGACGTTGAGCGCGGCCCCCGCCGCCGCTGATCCGCCGCCCTGGGCCGGTCACGGCAAGAAGCATAATCCCGGCCACGGCCGCAACGACTGGAAGCATGGCGGCAAGCATGACCGTTACCAGCGCCCCGGCCGCGTGATCTACAGCTATGACTGGAACCGTCCGGACCCGCGCTATGGCCGCTATTACCGGCCCGACCGCTATTATCGCGGCGGCTATGAGCCGATCCGCGTGACCCGCTCGACGCGCATCTATCGCGGCTATGACGACCGCTATTATTGCCGCCGCTCGGACGGCACGACCGGCCTGATCGTCGGCGCGGCGCTGGGCGGCCTGCTCGGCGGCCAACTCGACCGGGGTTATTCCAACACGGCGGGCATCCTCATCGGCGCGGGCGCGGGCGCTCTGCTCGGCCGCGAAATCGACCGCGGCAATCTGAGCTGCCGCTAA
- a CDS encoding thermonuclease family protein, which yields MSRGTRKTRNEVIWLAQARRAGRGRLPPRKPKGPSVAMLVIGGVLMGAGLGWFGPDLAQRFQSSWREVASPVAGDKLSARFGFCHVGGGADCVVDGDTFWFRGEKIRVMDIDAPETHGPRCAQEAALGARATQRLQQLMNAGPFSLESGDRETDRYGRALRVVTRGGQSIGEMLVAEGLAREWDGARHPWC from the coding sequence ATGAGCCGAGGAACCAGGAAGACGCGCAATGAGGTGATCTGGCTGGCGCAGGCGCGCCGGGCCGGGCGCGGACGCCTGCCACCCAGGAAGCCCAAGGGGCCTTCGGTCGCCATGCTGGTGATCGGCGGGGTTCTGATGGGCGCGGGCCTGGGCTGGTTCGGGCCGGATCTGGCGCAGCGCTTCCAGAGCAGTTGGCGGGAGGTGGCGTCGCCCGTCGCGGGGGACAAGCTGTCGGCGCGGTTCGGCTTCTGCCATGTCGGCGGCGGCGCCGATTGCGTGGTCGACGGGGACACCTTCTGGTTCCGCGGCGAAAAGATAAGGGTGATGGACATCGACGCGCCCGAAACGCACGGGCCGCGCTGCGCCCAGGAAGCGGCGCTGGGGGCGCGGGCGACGCAGCGATTGCAGCAGTTGATGAACGCCGGTCCCTTCTCGCTGGAAAGCGGCGATCGGGAGACGGACCGCTATGGGCGGGCGCTGCGGGTGGTGACGCGGGGCGGGCAGTCGATCGGCGAGATGCTGGTGGCCGAAGGGTTGGCGCGGGAATGGGACGGGGCGCGGCATCCGTGGTGTTGA
- a CDS encoding globin domain-containing protein produces MTTPYARIGGEATVAAIANRFYDLIDRDRAYADLRAIHAADLRAVRHGLTRFLAGWSGGPRDWFERGQCIMSLHRAFPITAGLADQWSAAMARAIKAQPGIDPQLAAAMADALGHMARGMINLSLDQNAA; encoded by the coding sequence ATGACCACCCCCTATGCCCGCATCGGCGGCGAGGCGACCGTCGCCGCCATCGCCAACCGCTTCTACGACCTGATCGACCGGGACCGCGCCTATGCCGATCTGCGCGCCATCCATGCGGCGGACCTGCGCGCCGTGCGCCATGGCCTCACCCGTTTCCTGGCGGGATGGTCGGGCGGGCCGCGCGACTGGTTCGAACGCGGCCAGTGCATCATGTCGCTGCACCGCGCCTTCCCGATCACCGCGGGACTGGCGGATCAATGGTCCGCCGCCATGGCCCGCGCCATAAAGGCGCAACCGGGCATCGACCCGCAACTCGCCGCCGCCATGGCCGATGCGCTCGGCCATATGGCGAGGGGGATGATCAACCTGTCGCTGGACCAGAACGCGGCTTAG
- a CDS encoding RidA family protein, translated as MPRQLISSGSPFEAQVGYSRAVVQGDWCFVAGTTGTDPETKAMPESVVDQGKNALKVIGRALEEAGFSFADVVRVTYYITDPAYWDVLGEATAPVFGDTRPAASCIVTGLIKPEMKIEIEVTAFKG; from the coding sequence ATGCCCCGCCAGCTCATTTCCTCCGGCTCGCCTTTCGAGGCGCAGGTCGGCTATTCGCGCGCCGTCGTCCAGGGCGACTGGTGCTTCGTCGCCGGCACCACCGGCACCGATCCCGAAACAAAGGCCATGCCCGAATCCGTCGTCGACCAGGGCAAGAATGCGCTGAAAGTCATCGGCCGGGCGCTGGAGGAGGCGGGCTTCTCCTTCGCGGACGTGGTGCGCGTCACCTATTACATCACGGACCCCGCCTATTGGGACGTGCTGGGGGAGGCGACCGCGCCGGTCTTCGGCGACACCCGCCCCGCCGCAAGCTGCATCGTCACCGGCCTCATCAAGCCGGAGATGAAGATCGAGATCGAAGTCACCGCGTTCAAGGGATAA
- a CDS encoding ArsC family reductase, giving the protein MLTMYGIKNCDTIKKARNFLDNSGKPYSFHDYKVSGVDKAKLEEWVMEHGWETILNRSGTTFKALDAGDKAHIDSEKAILLMMSNPSMIKRPILDLGDRTIVGFKATTYEDALEGVKA; this is encoded by the coding sequence ATGCTGACCATGTACGGCATCAAGAATTGCGACACGATCAAGAAGGCGCGCAATTTCCTGGACAATAGCGGCAAGCCATACAGCTTCCACGACTACAAGGTGTCGGGCGTCGACAAGGCGAAGCTGGAGGAATGGGTGATGGAGCATGGGTGGGAAACCATCCTCAACCGTTCCGGCACCACCTTCAAGGCGCTGGACGCGGGCGACAAGGCGCATATCGATTCGGAAAAGGCGATTCTGCTGATGATGAGCAACCCTTCGATGATCAAGCGCCCGATCCTGGACCTGGGCGACCGCACCATCGTCGGCTTCAAGGCGACCACCTATGAGGACGCTCTGGAGGGCGTGAAGGCATGA
- a CDS encoding glycerophosphodiester phosphodiesterase, whose amino-acid sequence MILRGMLRTFLLLTLLTAAPAMTETGAEPFIIAHRGASGERPEHTLAAYERAIDQGADYIEPDLVLTGDGVLVARHENEISGTTDVADHPEFAARRTSKTIDGQPVTGWFTEDFTLAELRTLRARERLPQLRPANSRFDGLYPIPTFEEILKLVRAKEAETGRRIGLYPETKHPAYFAGIGLPHQAPLLDLLGRYGYQTEADPVFIQSFEVGNLKALRAASRLRLIQLVAGEGGPADEPGTSYADMMTAQGLRQVADYADGIGPAAAMVLAPEGPTGLVERAHQAGLQVHVWTLRMENSFLPAAFQRPDDPQGRGDFAGYVRAVAGTGVDAMFSDFPKQARQALNPAP is encoded by the coding sequence ATGATTTTGAGGGGGATGCTCCGAACATTCCTCCTCCTCACCCTTTTGACGGCGGCGCCAGCGATGACGGAGACCGGGGCGGAACCCTTCATCATCGCCCATCGCGGGGCCAGCGGCGAACGGCCCGAACATACGCTCGCCGCCTATGAACGCGCCATCGACCAGGGCGCCGACTATATCGAACCCGATCTGGTGCTGACCGGCGACGGCGTCCTCGTCGCCCGGCATGAAAATGAGATAAGCGGCACCACCGACGTCGCCGATCACCCCGAATTCGCCGCGCGCAGGACCAGCAAGACCATCGACGGCCAGCCCGTCACCGGCTGGTTCACGGAGGATTTCACGCTCGCGGAACTGCGCACGCTGCGCGCCCGCGAACGGCTGCCGCAGCTTCGGCCCGCCAACAGCCGCTTCGACGGCCTCTACCCGATCCCCACCTTCGAGGAGATATTGAAGCTGGTCCGCGCCAAGGAGGCGGAAACCGGCCGCCGCATCGGCCTCTATCCCGAAACCAAGCATCCCGCCTATTTCGCGGGCATCGGCCTGCCGCATCAGGCGCCCTTGCTCGATCTGCTCGGCCGCTACGGCTATCAGACGGAGGCCGATCCGGTCTTCATCCAGTCCTTCGAGGTCGGCAACCTCAAGGCCCTGCGCGCCGCGTCGCGCCTGCGCCTGATCCAGCTCGTCGCGGGCGAGGGCGGTCCCGCCGATGAGCCGGGGACGAGCTATGCCGACATGATGACGGCGCAGGGGCTGCGGCAGGTCGCGGACTATGCCGACGGCATCGGCCCGGCGGCGGCCATGGTGCTGGCGCCCGAAGGCCCGACGGGGCTGGTCGAGCGCGCCCATCAGGCCGGATTGCAAGTCCATGTCTGGACGCTGCGCATGGAAAACAGCTTCCTGCCCGCCGCCTTCCAGCGCCCCGACGATCCGCAGGGCCGGGGCGATTTCGCCGGCTATGTCCGGGCGGTCGCCGGAACGGGCGTCGACGCGATGTTCAGCGATTTTCCGAAACAGGCGCGCCAGGCGCTGAATCCCGCGCCCTGA
- a CDS encoding RrF2 family transcriptional regulator: MLSQKTRYAIRALQHLADRYRQGPVPLNEIATRQNIPSKFLTVILSELAREGLVATQRGRDGGYWLALAPVDISYGDIVRLTRGSLALTPCASRFAHETCTNCLPESECRLHRVMLRVRDETAKVLDSISLAEPFATGDMG, encoded by the coding sequence ATGCTTTCGCAGAAGACCCGTTACGCCATCCGCGCCCTCCAGCATCTCGCAGACCGCTACCGGCAGGGTCCGGTGCCGCTGAACGAGATCGCCACGCGCCAGAACATCCCGTCCAAATTCCTGACGGTGATCCTGTCGGAACTGGCGCGGGAGGGGCTGGTCGCGACCCAGCGCGGACGCGACGGCGGCTATTGGCTGGCGCTGGCCCCGGTGGACATCAGCTATGGCGACATCGTCCGGTTGACCCGCGGCTCGCTCGCGCTCACGCCCTGCGCCAGCCGCTTCGCGCATGAGACCTGCACCAACTGCCTGCCCGAATCGGAATGCCGCCTGCACCGCGTGATGCTCCGCGTGCGCGACGAAACCGCCAAGGTGCTCGACAGCATCAGCCTGGCGGAACCCTTCGCGACGGGGGACATGGGGTAA
- a CDS encoding MBL fold metallo-hydrolase — translation MTTPPLKAALIPVTPLQQNCTLFWCTATNRGAFVDPGGDLPLLRKAAEQHGVTIEKILVTHGHIDHCGQAGILARDLGVPIEGPHEADRFWIDRLGEDGARYGINGESFEPDRWLKDGDQVTVGNLTLDVYHCPGHTPGHVVFHHAPSKLAIVGDVLFQGSIGRTDFPMGNHQDLIDAITGKLWPLGGDTAFVPGHGPMSNFAHERRTNPFVGDAVLA, via the coding sequence ATGACGACTCCGCCCCTCAAAGCCGCCCTGATCCCCGTCACGCCGCTCCAGCAGAATTGCACGCTTTTCTGGTGCACGGCGACCAATCGCGGCGCCTTCGTCGATCCGGGCGGCGATCTGCCGCTGCTCAGGAAGGCGGCCGAGCAGCATGGCGTCACCATAGAGAAGATCCTCGTTACCCACGGCCATATCGACCATTGCGGCCAGGCGGGCATCCTCGCCCGCGACCTGGGCGTGCCGATCGAAGGACCCCATGAAGCCGACCGCTTCTGGATCGACCGGCTGGGCGAGGACGGCGCGAGATATGGCATCAACGGCGAAAGCTTCGAACCCGACCGCTGGCTGAAGGACGGCGACCAGGTGACGGTCGGCAACCTCACGCTCGACGTCTATCATTGCCCCGGCCACACGCCGGGCCATGTCGTCTTCCACCACGCCCCCAGCAAGCTCGCCATCGTCGGCGACGTGCTGTTCCAGGGTTCCATCGGCCGCACCGACTTCCCGATGGGCAATCATCAGGATCTGATCGACGCGATCACCGGCAAGCTATGGCCCCTGGGCGGCGACACGGCCTTCGTCCCCGGCCACGGCCCGATGAGCAATTTCGCCCATGAACGCCGCACCAATCCCTTCGTGGGGGATGCCGTCCTGGCTTGA
- a CDS encoding MAPEG family protein, which translates to MLLPITLTLAAACALINMWLGFRCTRIRIASQVMHGDGGSAMLARRMRAHANFIEYVPVTLILFGLVELAVGASIWLWGAALVLVLARIGHGFGMDADKPTVWRAGGALLTWVVMVGMAVTALAIAYGATREVPAPPAMAMIR; encoded by the coding sequence ATGTTGCTGCCGATCACGCTGACCCTGGCCGCGGCCTGCGCGCTGATCAACATGTGGCTGGGGTTCCGCTGCACGCGAATCCGGATCGCGAGCCAGGTGATGCATGGCGACGGCGGCAGCGCGATGCTGGCCAGGCGGATGCGCGCCCATGCCAATTTCATCGAATATGTGCCGGTGACGCTGATTTTGTTCGGACTGGTGGAACTGGCGGTCGGCGCGTCGATCTGGCTGTGGGGCGCGGCGCTGGTGCTGGTGCTGGCGCGAATCGGCCATGGATTCGGGATGGATGCGGACAAGCCGACCGTCTGGCGCGCGGGCGGGGCGCTGCTGACCTGGGTGGTGATGGTCGGCATGGCGGTGACGGCGCTCGCCATCGCCTATGGCGCGACGCGGGAAGTGCCCGCGCCGCCCGCCATGGCGATGATTCGCTGA
- the rpmF gene encoding 50S ribosomal protein L32, which produces MAVPKRKTSPSRRGMRRSHDSLRVEAYQECSNCGELKRPHNLCDACGHYNGREIVAVGA; this is translated from the coding sequence ATGGCTGTCCCCAAGAGGAAAACGTCCCCGTCCCGCCGCGGCATGCGCCGCAGCCATGACTCGCTGCGCGTAGAGGCCTATCAGGAATGCTCCAACTGCGGCGAACTGAAGCGCCCGCACAATCTCTGCGACGCCTGCGGTCATTATAACGGTCGCGAAATCGTCGCCGTCGGGGCCTGA
- the plsX gene encoding phosphate acyltransferase PlsX → MGGDEGVRVMMAGVALARRRHEGLRFTLFGDEARIKAALDNHPNLRAASEIVHAPDVVDAGDKPSVAIRKKTSSMSMAIAAVKAGDCGAAVSSGNTGALMAMAKLALRTMKGVDRPALAAMLPTLGDNDVVMLDLGANTECDARNLVQFAVMGAAYARIALDLERPRVRLMNIGTEEMKGTEEIRDAAAILRAATSLPLSFDGFTEGDKIGRGDVDVIVSDGFSGNVALKTAEGTARFVTDLLRTAFTSSIRSKLGFLISKPAMHLLRHHLDPNNHNGAVFLGLNGVVVKSHGSANDKGVANAVHVAARLLEEDITRRIAADMHGIEGLTAPASRMELPAK, encoded by the coding sequence ATGGGCGGGGATGAAGGCGTGCGCGTGATGATGGCGGGCGTGGCGCTCGCCCGTCGCCGTCACGAAGGACTGCGCTTCACCCTTTTCGGAGACGAGGCGCGGATCAAGGCCGCGCTCGACAACCACCCCAATCTGCGCGCCGCGTCGGAAATCGTCCACGCGCCCGACGTGGTGGATGCGGGCGACAAGCCCAGCGTCGCCATCCGCAAGAAGACCAGCTCCATGAGCATGGCCATCGCGGCGGTGAAGGCGGGCGATTGCGGCGCTGCCGTCTCCTCCGGCAATACCGGCGCGCTGATGGCGATGGCGAAGCTGGCGCTGCGCACCATGAAGGGCGTCGACCGGCCCGCGCTGGCCGCCATGCTGCCGACGCTGGGCGACAATGACGTGGTCATGCTGGACCTGGGCGCCAACACCGAATGCGATGCCCGCAACCTCGTCCAGTTCGCGGTGATGGGCGCGGCCTATGCCCGCATCGCTCTTGACCTGGAACGCCCCCGCGTCCGGCTGATGAACATCGGCACGGAAGAGATGAAGGGGACGGAGGAAATCCGCGACGCCGCCGCCATCCTGCGCGCCGCGACCAGCCTGCCGCTGTCCTTCGACGGTTTCACCGAAGGCGACAAGATCGGCCGGGGCGATGTCGACGTCATCGTGTCGGACGGCTTTTCCGGCAATGTCGCGCTCAAGACGGCGGAGGGCACGGCCCGCTTCGTCACCGACCTGCTGCGCACCGCCTTCACCAGTTCGATCCGCTCGAAGCTCGGCTTCCTGATCTCCAAGCCCGCCATGCACCTGCTGCGCCATCATCTGGACCCCAACAACCATAATGGCGCCGTATTCCTGGGCCTGAATGGCGTGGTGGTGAAAAGCCACGGCAGCGCCAACGACAAGGGCGTCGCCAACGCCGTCCATGTCGCCGCCCGGCTGCTGGAGGAAGACATCACCCGGCGCATCGCCGCCGACATGCATGGGATCGAGGGGCTGACCGCCCCCGCATCCAGGATGGAGCTGCCCGCAAAGTGA
- a CDS encoding beta-ketoacyl-ACP synthase III: MIRRSILLGTGSALPARAVSNAELAETVDTSDEWIVERTGIRTRYIAGEGETTATLATDAARAALEAAGVSAQDIDLIILATATPDQTFPASATVVQAALGIDDCVAFDVAAVCSGFLYAVTVADSMIRAGAARNAIVIGSETFSRILDWEDRTTCVLFGDGAGAVVLGAEESADGRRGILASKLHADGRHNQLLYVDGGPSTTQTVGKLRMKGQEVFRHAVTNLASVLTEAMAAADMTPADIDWLVPHQANARILDATARKLKLSPEKVVMTVDRHANTSAASVPLALDLAMRDGRIKPGDLLVLEAMGGGFTWGACVLRV, translated from the coding sequence GTGATCCGCCGATCCATTCTCCTGGGCACGGGCTCCGCCCTGCCGGCCCGCGCCGTCAGCAATGCCGAACTGGCGGAAACCGTGGACACGAGCGACGAATGGATCGTCGAGCGCACCGGCATCCGCACCCGCTACATAGCGGGCGAGGGCGAAACCACCGCCACCCTCGCCACCGACGCGGCCAGGGCGGCGCTGGAAGCCGCCGGGGTCAGCGCGCAGGACATCGACCTGATCATCCTGGCGACGGCCACGCCCGACCAGACCTTCCCCGCCAGCGCGACCGTCGTTCAGGCCGCGCTCGGCATCGACGATTGCGTCGCCTTCGACGTAGCGGCGGTCTGCTCCGGCTTCCTCTACGCCGTCACCGTGGCCGACAGCATGATCCGCGCCGGCGCGGCGCGCAACGCCATCGTGATCGGTTCCGAAACCTTCAGCCGCATCCTCGACTGGGAAGACCGCACCACCTGCGTCCTCTTCGGCGACGGCGCGGGCGCGGTCGTGCTGGGCGCGGAGGAAAGCGCCGACGGCAGGCGCGGCATCCTCGCCTCGAAACTCCATGCCGACGGTCGCCACAACCAGCTTCTCTATGTCGACGGCGGCCCTTCGACCACGCAGACGGTCGGCAAGCTGCGCATGAAGGGTCAGGAAGTCTTCCGCCACGCCGTCACCAACCTCGCCTCCGTGCTGACCGAGGCGATGGCCGCCGCCGACATGACCCCGGCGGACATCGACTGGCTGGTCCCGCACCAGGCCAATGCCCGCATCCTCGACGCGACCGCGCGCAAGCTGAAACTCTCGCCGGAAAAGGTGGTGATGACGGTGGATCGCCACGCGAACACCTCAGCCGCGTCGGTCCCCCTGGCGCTCGACCTCGCCATGCGCGACGGACGCATAAAGCCCGGCGACCTGCTGGTGCTGGAGGCGATGGGCGGCGGCTTCACCTGGGGCGCCTGCGTCCTGCGCGTGTAG